The Candidatus Manganitrophaceae bacterium sequence GTTCGATATCGACCGGATTTCCATCGTCGATCCGGACAATCCGAAACGGCTCATCGGCCTTATTACGCGAACCAATATTATTTCGGCATATCAACCCACCACGAGCCATTGAGGAGCTGTACCGTAAATTGAAAACCCCACTTCCTCCGTATAAGCCTGATTTCTTTGAGAAGACCTTTGCTCCCTTGCTGAGCTTCATGAGGAGAGTTCGGATCTTTTCCCTCTCCGGGATCTTGGTCTTTTCCTTTCTACTCGACTTCTCACAATGGCTGCCGCTTCCTTGCAAGCTTATCGCTCTTCTCCTGCAGGGAGGCGTGGTGTTCAAACTGATCTTCGAGGAACGCTATCTCTTCTTTCGCTTCAGACGACTGACTTGGCAAAAAAGACTCCTCCCGATCGCCCTTTTTGGCATCAGCCTTCTTTTCTACGCCGAAAAAGGGCTACTCTTCATTGAGATGTTTTCCCAGCCGGCAGGCTCGCTGACACAGACCTATCGTCTCTACAGCATTATCTTCTTATCTTCGGCATTCGCAATCTATACCCTGCGGATCAATGTGATCGTCCGGTTTCTAAGCCATCTCCGCCTGCGTCCGGCCCAAACCCTGGCCCTCGGCTTTATCGTGATTATTTTACTTGGCACATTACTCCTCTCCTTGCCGCAAATGGTGACCGATCCTTCTAAGATTTCACTGATCGACGCCCTTTTCACCTCTACATCGGCAACCACCGTCACAGGCCTTGTTCTCTTTCCAATCTCCGAATATTATCAACCCACGGGGCTGTGGGTCATTCTCGCCCTGATCCAACTGGGCGGTCTGGGTATCATGACCTTTGGGGTTGTCTTCTCCTTGATGTCCCATAAACGGATGGGTTTAAATGCGGAGATCGCACTTCAAGGGGCCCTTGATACAGAGTCAGTCGGGAACGTCCAAAAAGAAATTCTACAGATTTTTTTGATCACCCTGCTTATCGAATCCTTTGGCGCACTCCTTTTGTGGGTCTTCTTCACTCGAGACGGAAACAACCCGTTCTTTACCGCAATTTTTCATGCGATCTCCGCCTTTTGCAATGCCGGATTTTCACTCTTTCCAAGAAACCTGGAAGGGCAGATGACAC is a genomic window containing:
- a CDS encoding Trk family potassium uptake protein, with product MRRVRIFSLSGILVFSFLLDFSQWLPLPCKLIALLLQGGVVFKLIFEERYLFFRFRRLTWQKRLLPIALFGISLLFYAEKGLLFIEMFSQPAGSLTQTYRLYSIIFLSSAFAIYTLRINVIVRFLSHLRLRPAQTLALGFIVIILLGTLLLSLPQMVTDPSKISLIDALFTSTSATTVTGLVLFPISEYYQPTGLWVILALIQLGGLGIMTFGVVFSLMSHKRMGLNAEIALQGALDTESVGNVQKEILQIFLITLLIESFGALLLWVFFTRDGNNPFFTAIFHAISAFCNAGFSLFPRNLEGQMTHLPVNLIIAFLIILGGFGFPVLNNLLRYPFFSRTRTNWRLSFHSKMVLSISAGLLLVGTLGIYILEYSGTLSSLSWYEKWVAAAFQSVTARTAGFNALDPSHFRDATLLLLIILMWIGGSPASTAGGIKTTTFGVMLATLRAMLRNREEVSLFKRSVSPLAVQKSLSIAFVSSGLVALLLLLLLSTEQESFKSLLFETVSAYNTVGLSIGTTSRLSQVGKLIIILTMFLGRIGPLTLAFILAERASKGKYNFPRERVIVG